A genomic stretch from Chloroflexota bacterium includes:
- a CDS encoding M24 family metallopeptidase, whose product MVSDLMRRLGLACIVTAPNADGDGRLQPDSQYLAACGAVPTACIVPADGPGVALDVQRVCADGWPDPSAPQHETIDRLMREIAARVRAAIPTRGRCGITGIGGTAGAPDGSAPYGFVRTLATALPGVEWVDVSEELRAIREIKSDDERALVAKAVANLDCAIYRAANVATPGSSELAVWSAMMGELVATGSDPSVTCRWGSGLRPRILDRPTHGELQRGSLILIDLEASVSGYRTRAGGAIALEGCDALYRDLYQMVGIYWSACVSGLAKAGTWARLDAEQATILERIASDAGLPAKLRGSLTVEGCGLGLDAPRHPASPAGEPPSGPIRAGSVFALTASLTVDVRGREHSASWTDTVALDADGPRRLGTRAPGLLVASGPGSQ is encoded by the coding sequence ATGGTCTCTGATCTCATGCGTCGCCTGGGGCTCGCATGTATCGTGACGGCGCCGAACGCCGACGGCGACGGGCGGCTGCAGCCCGACTCCCAGTACCTCGCCGCGTGCGGGGCCGTTCCGACGGCCTGCATTGTCCCGGCCGACGGTCCGGGCGTCGCGCTCGACGTTCAGAGGGTATGCGCTGATGGGTGGCCAGACCCGTCGGCGCCGCAACACGAGACCATCGATCGCCTCATGCGCGAAATCGCCGCGCGTGTTCGCGCGGCGATCCCAACACGCGGCCGCTGCGGGATCACGGGGATTGGCGGCACGGCGGGCGCGCCCGACGGATCGGCTCCGTACGGCTTCGTCCGCACCCTCGCGACGGCGCTCCCGGGCGTGGAATGGGTCGACGTTTCCGAAGAGCTCCGCGCCATCCGCGAGATCAAGAGCGACGACGAGCGGGCATTGGTGGCCAAGGCGGTAGCGAACCTGGACTGTGCGATCTACCGTGCCGCGAACGTCGCTACGCCCGGCTCGTCTGAGCTGGCCGTCTGGTCAGCGATGATGGGCGAGCTTGTCGCGACGGGCAGCGATCCATCCGTCACGTGCCGGTGGGGAAGCGGTCTTCGCCCGCGGATTCTCGATCGGCCGACCCATGGCGAGCTGCAACGCGGATCATTGATTTTGATAGATCTCGAGGCAAGCGTCAGCGGCTACCGCACCCGGGCAGGCGGAGCCATCGCCCTTGAAGGGTGTGATGCGCTGTATCGGGACCTGTATCAGATGGTTGGGATCTACTGGTCGGCGTGCGTTTCCGGTCTCGCCAAGGCCGGCACATGGGCAAGGCTGGACGCCGAGCAGGCCACCATCCTCGAGCGGATCGCGAGCGATGCCGGCCTACCGGCTAAGCTGCGGGGTTCGCTCACCGTCGAGGGCTGCGGCCTCGGTCTCGACGCGCCGCGGCACCCCGCATCCCCTGCTGGCGAGCCGCCATCAGGGCCGATTCGCGCGGGGTCGGTCTTCGCCCTCACCGCGTCGCTGACCGTCGACGTGCGCGGCCGGGAGCACTCGGCAAGCTGGACCGACACGGTTGCCCTCGATGCCGATGGCCCGCGTCGTCTCGGCACACGAGCCCCCGGCCTCTTAGTCGCCTCCGGGCCGGGGTCCCAATAG
- a CDS encoding radical SAM protein codes for MVPPIIHEIEARSAINAVRGMPFKWSLNPYKGCVHGCGYCYARAYHGFLGLPVSTFDSQIFAKTNIAAVLEVELHKPSWAFEPIAIGTATDPYQRFEGQYRLTRACLETLARVDNPGSVTTKGTLVTRDVDVLADLASRTEFAVNVSLITLDREIARTIEPGAPAPMSRLRAIERLGAAGIPVSLFLAPVLPGITDAPEQIEAVVRAAAEHGARDVWAGTLRLAPDVREHFFQIVARHFPQLRQGYQRFYSGATYAPTAYQLRVEGLVGAQRRAAGLGTTPTHGESSRQRRGQLALPI; via the coding sequence ATGGTTCCACCCATCATCCACGAGATCGAGGCTCGGTCAGCCATCAACGCAGTCCGGGGCATGCCGTTCAAGTGGTCGCTCAATCCCTACAAAGGATGCGTCCATGGTTGCGGGTACTGCTATGCGCGGGCCTATCATGGTTTCCTCGGCTTGCCCGTCTCCACCTTCGACTCGCAGATCTTTGCGAAGACCAACATCGCGGCCGTGCTGGAGGTCGAGCTCCACAAACCATCCTGGGCCTTTGAGCCCATCGCCATCGGGACCGCCACGGATCCGTACCAGCGGTTCGAGGGCCAGTACCGATTGACGCGCGCCTGCCTGGAGACGCTGGCGCGCGTCGACAACCCCGGCTCCGTCACCACCAAAGGGACCCTCGTGACCCGGGACGTCGACGTGCTGGCCGATCTCGCCTCGCGCACCGAATTCGCGGTAAACGTCAGCCTCATCACCCTTGATCGCGAGATCGCGCGAACGATCGAGCCCGGAGCTCCGGCGCCCATGAGCCGCCTCCGCGCCATTGAGCGCTTGGGCGCCGCGGGGATCCCGGTCTCCCTCTTCCTCGCTCCCGTGCTACCCGGGATCACCGACGCTCCCGAGCAGATCGAAGCGGTCGTACGGGCCGCCGCCGAGCACGGCGCCCGGGACGTCTGGGCCGGAACACTTCGGCTCGCGCCCGACGTGAGAGAGCATTTCTTCCAGATCGTCGCTCGGCACTTCCCCCAGCTTCGTCAGGGATACCAGCGGTTCTACTCCGGCGCGACGTATGCTCCAACCGCCTACCAGCTTCGGGTCGAAGGGCTTGTTGGCGCGCAGCGCAGGGCGGCGGGCCTGGGCACGACTCCCACGCATGGCGAGTCCTCGCGCCAGCGACGCGGTCAGCTCGCCCTCCCCATCTAG
- a CDS encoding cytochrome c biogenesis protein CcdA, with protein MTADAQLLTHSRTRASVAFGLLGILLGLGLVAVRDRLYQVQGSASLLATALPFGYAYAAGVVAAFNPCGILLVPSLVAYVVGSGDGHEKRWEARAGGALVFGVMASLGFAVVFAAVGLLFAITGSAIGRLFPIGGLLVGFALGALGAWLLVSDRPLGIVGATRVMERVRLDAQPRSLFVFGVAYGVASLACTLPVFLVVVGSALTSAGLAQAAAQFVSYATGMGTALTAVILGAALFQGLVARSLRLAAPHVHRLAAAMLLGAGIFVVHYWLGPSRLLLIR; from the coding sequence ATGACGGCCGACGCACAGCTCCTCACGCATTCGCGCACTCGGGCGTCCGTGGCGTTCGGTCTCCTCGGCATACTCCTGGGCCTGGGGCTGGTGGCCGTGCGCGATCGCCTGTATCAGGTCCAGGGCAGCGCCTCGCTCCTCGCCACCGCGCTCCCGTTCGGCTATGCGTACGCGGCGGGTGTCGTGGCCGCGTTCAATCCTTGCGGCATCCTCCTCGTCCCTTCCCTGGTCGCGTACGTGGTGGGAAGCGGCGACGGGCACGAAAAGCGATGGGAAGCCCGAGCCGGCGGCGCGCTCGTCTTCGGTGTGATGGCCAGCCTCGGCTTCGCTGTCGTCTTCGCCGCCGTCGGTTTGCTGTTCGCGATCACGGGTAGCGCCATCGGCAGGCTCTTTCCGATCGGGGGCCTGCTGGTTGGCTTCGCGCTCGGGGCGCTCGGCGCGTGGCTGCTGGTGTCGGACCGGCCATTGGGAATCGTTGGGGCGACGCGAGTCATGGAGCGCGTCCGCCTCGACGCGCAGCCACGCTCGCTGTTCGTGTTCGGCGTGGCATACGGCGTGGCGTCCCTCGCGTGTACGCTGCCCGTGTTCCTCGTCGTGGTTGGGAGCGCCCTCACCTCCGCCGGACTCGCGCAGGCCGCCGCCCAGTTCGTCAGCTACGCGACGGGTATGGGGACCGCCCTCACAGCGGTCATCCTCGGCGCGGCCCTTTTTCAGGGCCTTGTCGCGCGCAGCCTCCGCCTGGCCGCACCGCACGTCCACCGGCTCGCCGCGGCGATGCTGCTCGGCGCCGGCATCTTCGTCGTCCACTACTGGCTCGGGCCCAGTCGCCTCCTGCTGATTCGCTGA
- a CDS encoding Glu/Leu/Phe/Val dehydrogenase, with translation MLVSNGAQSAIHPGELFPSIVADGFEQVVFCHDRASGLKAIIAVHDTTLGPALGGIRMRPYPTEMDALNDVLRLARAMTYKGALAGLDLGGGKSVIIGDPRTDKSESLFRAMGRFIHSLGGRYICATDVGTSAADLQHVRAETPWVTGLPEAWGGLGDTSILTGRTVYLGMKAGAEEVWGSDSLAGKRVAVQGAGKVGQHLMEYLKEEGARLWVSDVASDAAEAAAQRFGAVVVRPDEIYDVECDVFSPNALGAVLNGDTIPRLRCRLVCGGANNQLAEDRHGEVLHERGIVYAPDYVVNAGGIISAECEILKAPRARAEAVAERVRETMRRVFDRARDDAVPTSVAADQLAQERIRRIGEVHRPFVAHDLRRG, from the coding sequence GTGCTTGTTTCCAACGGTGCGCAGTCGGCGATTCACCCAGGCGAACTGTTTCCGTCCATCGTCGCGGACGGTTTCGAGCAGGTCGTCTTCTGTCACGATCGAGCGTCCGGGCTCAAGGCGATCATCGCCGTTCACGACACGACGCTCGGGCCGGCCCTCGGCGGGATCCGTATGCGGCCATATCCGACGGAGATGGATGCGCTCAACGACGTGCTGCGGCTCGCTCGGGCGATGACCTACAAGGGCGCGCTGGCCGGTCTAGACCTGGGTGGCGGGAAGTCGGTCATCATCGGCGACCCGCGAACGGATAAGTCAGAGTCGCTGTTTCGCGCCATGGGCCGCTTCATTCACTCGCTGGGCGGCCGTTACATCTGCGCGACGGACGTCGGAACCAGCGCGGCCGATCTCCAGCACGTCCGAGCGGAGACGCCGTGGGTGACCGGCCTGCCCGAGGCATGGGGCGGACTCGGCGACACGTCCATCCTGACCGGGCGCACCGTGTACCTCGGGATGAAGGCAGGCGCAGAGGAGGTTTGGGGCTCCGATTCTTTGGCTGGCAAGCGGGTGGCCGTCCAGGGCGCGGGAAAGGTCGGCCAGCACCTCATGGAATATTTGAAAGAGGAAGGGGCGCGGCTGTGGGTCTCGGACGTGGCGAGTGACGCCGCGGAAGCCGCCGCCCAGCGGTTCGGTGCCGTCGTCGTTCGGCCTGACGAGATCTACGACGTGGAGTGCGACGTCTTCTCGCCGAACGCGCTCGGCGCCGTGCTGAACGGCGACACGATCCCGCGGCTGCGATGTCGACTCGTGTGCGGCGGCGCGAACAACCAGCTGGCCGAGGACCGCCACGGTGAGGTGCTGCACGAGCGCGGCATCGTCTACGCGCCCGATTACGTCGTGAACGCTGGCGGAATCATCAGCGCTGAGTGCGAGATCCTGAAGGCGCCGCGCGCGCGGGCGGAGGCCGTGGCGGAGCGCGTTCGCGAGACGATGCGTCGCGTGTTCGATCGGGCGCGCGACGACGCCGTCCCGACGAGCGTCGCCGCGGATCAGCTTGCCCAGGAGCGAATCCGCCGCATTGGAGAGGTGCATCGCCCCTTCGTCGCCCACGACCTGAGACGGGGCTGA